A segment of the Penaeus monodon isolate SGIC_2016 chromosome 38, NSTDA_Pmon_1, whole genome shotgun sequence genome:
TGCCCGTCTATCTTTCAGTGAAGGAAGTCTTTCGTCGTTTCGAGGAGTCGGCCTTTCACTtcacctaggtgttctaatttccataatagtcttctatgagacaccttatcTTTTTAAAGTCTAAGTACACAACCCCAGCTGtctctttttttgtaaaatttcagaAACTCTGTCATAAAAACAGAGGAAATTTGCTACACACGACTgtccttccctaaaaccaaattggTCATTTGATATCATttcgtgtttttcaagtacttcaacccagTGTTTCCTAATTACCCTTGCTAACAGCTTACATTACTACACTGGTTAACAAAACTGGTCTATAATCTAGGGGGTATTATATGTTACCACTCTTATATAAAAGTGTAACGTTAGTGAGTTTTCAAGCTTTTGGtagtattttacaattttttttaacgttttaattATTTCAACTGTTTAATcctacaaggtattcgccgctaatggccTTAGCTATTGACacgtataaaatgtataaacacacacacacacacacacacacacacacatatatatatatatatgtgtgtgtgtgtgtgtgtgtgtgtgtgtgtgtgtgtttgtgtgtgtgtatgtgtgtgtgtgtgagtgtgtgtgtgtgtgtgtgtgtgtgtgtgtgtgtgtgtgtgtgtgtgtgtgtgtgtgtgtgtgtgtgtgtgtgtgtgtgtgtgttaataaagtaataacttcGAAACTTAAAGGATCATATATACTataggtaaaataaaaacaagacaaataagGTGTTAAAATGTCATGGTTCGTATGATAATTAGCAGTATCACCATAGAATGACCTGTCAGAATATCAGCAATGATATCACATCAGTTTCTAAATATCGGATTTTTAATGTAAAGAAACTATTATACCAATATTAACTGCATGTCAGATTTAGAGGTTAACTTTTTCTCAATGTAGACATCAGTAACTGAATCAACAAAGTATTTACTAATGTATGTTCTATTAGCGTTATTTCATCGTTCATATAAGGGTGTTGTTAACAGCGTCTTAGAGAACTATAGAAGACTATGTAAGATAATCTTAGATGTTATTACTTTATGTAAGATGGTTCAGGTATTTGatcttttaaaactattattgggGAGGCTCAATTTTACTTAGACATTCCATCAGTGACCGCATTATTAAATCGAGAGCGGTAAAGGTTATGCGTAACTCACACCATTATGAAAGATGTTTTCTTAACAATCATCTACAATAGAGAAGCTAGTCCTGTAATGCTTTAGCAAAAGAAAAACTTGTCCTTGTATGACCTTTTCTGCATCGAAGCCGCGGTATATATTGTGTGCCGCTGAGCGAACGGCATCAGATCCTTCTGGAACTACCACTCATCATGAACGCTAAGGTAGATAGCTAAGGATCTTTATATCTTAAATTTTAGGAATAGATTAACATGACTAAAAaccgaaaagaaaaatgtaaaccaatttcatttttttacaggTCCTGCTCCTGGTGTGTCTTGCAGCCGTTGTTGCTGCGGACAGTTTTGTAAGTATTTATTTGGTAATTTTACATTGGAAAAGAAATCGATGACACTGCTGCATTAAATGAAAATGTGagcaaacacaaatattataaaatgtccTTCCTCAGGAATCTGCTGAATCAGGTGAATACAACTTCAACTGGGCCGTCAAACACGAcgactccggcaacgacttcggccaCCAGGAAGTCCGCAATGGAGACAACacccagggatcctactacgtgcagctccccgacggccgcctgcagaccgtCAGGTACGTCGTGGACGGCGACAacggctacgtggctgaggtgaactacgagggcgaggctcgatACCCCGACTCCAATGAATCAAAGTGAAGAGATTATGTTGGCCCCTACATGGCATGAAGCGACAAGAAACAGTCCCGATTTAATGGTCTGTCTATTGTTGATTAGGTAGACTACAATGATCTGGCACCTCCATTGCTGATGATGTAATTCCCACAAGTCTTTCCATTCTTTGTTAGGTCCTGCTCTAGGATGTAAAATGCTGTAAAAATGCCTAATTTATTGATGCTTTCCAATAAATTGTCTCCTTATCAGCCAGAGTTATATTTATACACTTTTATACACTACTGATGCAAGGTACCCCCGTTCCTACTCACACGTGATTTGGAATATCGAGTCCCCGCGACTCAGAATATATAACAGAACGTAAAAACAATTTAgctgaaattgataataaatatcgTCAGAAGATTTACGTGCATAATAATCCTACAAATACTCATAGATAAGTAAATTTGTAAACTTATTTCCTGTCTGACACTGTGAGAAGCTATTAACTACTGATGACAAGTTTCCAAATTTAATGGACATAACATTCTAAATTGCAtagaaaattctttttaaatgcaTAATATTTGTACAGGGGGATCCATCAATACTTCAAATATGTGTATCGAAACATATATCAAGAATTTGAAGTTTTCGTTCACGACTTTTCCTTGACGAATTGTgaaatgttttgatttttgtatCCGAAACACTTTAGATGGATCGGATACAATAGTCAAAACGTGTTGACAGGACATTGAGTGAGTGGTGAAGTTGGAAGAGGTGGGGactgcttctgtctgtctctcaatttctttctccatttccctttcattctctctctctctctctctctctatctatctatctatctatctatctatctatctatctatatatatatatagtcatgcataagtacacaatttatatatatatatatatatatatatatatatatatatatatatatatatatatatatatatatatatgtatgtgtgtgtgtgtgtgtgtgtgtgtgtgtgtgtgtgtgtgtgtgtgtgtgtgtatgtgtgtgtgtgtgtgtgtgtgtgtgtgtgtacatacatacatataatatatatatatatatatatatatatatatatatatatatatatatatatatatatatatatatatatatatatatatatatatatatatatatatttatatatatatatatatatatatataatatatatatatatatatataatagatagatagatagatagatagatagatagatattatatataatatatatatatatatatatatattatatatatatatatatatatatatatatatatatgtgtgtgtgtgtgtgtgtgtgtgtgtgtgtgtgtgtgtgtgtgtgtgtgtgtgtgtgtgtgtgcatgtgtgtgacatataagtacatatacatataaaatacatacatacatatatattatatataatatatattatatatatattatatatataatatatatattatatatatatatatacatatatattatgtatacatacatctatacacacgtaaatgtgtgtgtgtgtgtgtttatgtgtgggtgtgggggggtgtctgtgtgagtgtacgcctgtttatgcatgtgtgtttatcgATGTACAATGTTGGGATATCAATACTGTGCGATTAGAAAAAATAACTGCACTGCTTTTTAATAACCTCGAAACCTATTTATATGATAAGGAGTTAAATTGTCAAATTTCGGATGATAACGAGAAATGTTATTATAATCGGACTTTGCTACTatatcagcattattaatatATCCGCTTGTGTTGTACTGTATGTTTCCTCATTATCAGAATTTTAATGTAAAGAAATCATCCCAATATTTACAACACGTtagattttaacttttttcatcGACAGTTCTGTGTGTAGACTTAATATTTTCTGCTCTGTTACATTAACTTCATTTCGAGGCCCCAATCCGATTTCAACATCATAGGTATAGAATAGAACCTCAAGTAGGTTATGTTTCGACATATGAAAAGTTTAAGTTTTTGAGTTCGGCCCCAAAACCACACGAAATAATTTTAGATGGTCTTTCTTATTTGGAAGACGAtggtttcgatatatatatatatattttttttttttttttttttgagtactcTTTTACCTAAAGATTTCATCGAGTCCATATTAATACAGTGAAAAGAGGTAAGGAGTATGCGTAATacttacacatttttttctttaacatcaTCTATAACAGCGAAGATAATGAATTAACAGAAGAAAAACTTGTCCCTGTATGACCTTTCTCGGCATCGAAGCGGCGGTATATATTGCGTGCGGTTGAACGAACGGCATCAGATCCTTCTGAAACTGCCAGTCATCATGAACGCTAAGGTAGATAGCtagtaattatatcatttatccaTTACGCAGAAAATTATACATCAGAGGGGAAAaagcacatatgtatttgtagtaGTTTGATGAAattgacaatattaatatatatatatatatatatatatatatatatatatatatatatatatatatatatatatatatatatatatatatatatatatatatatatataagtaagagacttcctttttcttttgaacAGGTCCTCCTCCTCGTGTGTCTTGCAGCCGTTGTTACTGCGGACAGTTTTGTAAGTACTTATTTGGTCATTttacaaaatagaaaaacaatatttttgtcTTCAGTGGACGGTTTCTATAATTAAAGGTTTCATAAAATGTCATTCTTTTCAGGAATCTGCTGAATCAGGTGAATACAACTTCAACTGGGCCGTCAAACACGAcgactccggcaacgacttcggccaCCAGGAAGCCCGCAATGGAGACGACacccagggatcctactacgtgcagctccccgacggccgcctgcagaccgtCAGGTACGTCGTGGACGGCGACAacggctacgtggctgaggtgaactacgagggcgaggctcgttaCCCCGACTCCAATGAATCAAAGTGAAGGGAATCTCTTAGCCTCTGACCGGAATGAAACGATTAGGAACACATCCGATTTAATACTGTTTGGTATGAAAAAGAATCGAATGCTGCAAAAAGTACCTTAtttattgttgcttttaaatAAATTCTTTACTTATGAACATGAGTTATATTCAATACATTTATTGTAGTTTTAGACATTCTAtacaatttatacattttatacaaagAGGAAAATGCATTTGAAAATCTAAAAATTCGAATTGGACCATCTGAGAAACTTTCAAATATTCGTCTATAAGCATACAAACACAGTTCAagcatttatttgtttctctctctctctctctctctctctcacacacacacacacacatacacccattatatatgtgaatgtgcgtgtgtgtgtgtgtttgtgtgtgtgtgtgtgtgtgtgtgtgtgtgtgtgtgtgtgtgtgtgtgtgtgtgtgtgtgtgtgtgtgtgtgtgtgtttgtgtgtgtgaatgcgtgtgtgtgtttgtgtttgggtgtgtgtatgtatgtatatgtagaaaaggtataaatgaaaataaatatcttcacaacacaagatatatatttacattaagatattcattctcattcataccttttctatatctcTCAATGTGAATACGAttcattgtgtatgtatgtatgtgtgtgtgtgttagtgtgtgtgtacaaagatttatacacacacaaacaggcatacacacatatatacataaaaattatatatatatatatatatatatatatatatatatatatatatatatatatatatatatatatatatattatcccacaggcctccttcacccagggttgtctcacaaagagacaacctgataggcagggtcatcca
Coding sequences within it:
- the LOC119596511 gene encoding pro-resilin-like → MNAKVLLLVCLAAVVAADSFESAESGEYNFNWAVKHDDSGNDFGHQEVRNGDNTQGSYYVQLPDGRLQTVRYVVDGDNGYVAEVNYEGEARYPDSNESK
- the LOC119596515 gene encoding pro-resilin-like; this encodes MNAKVLLLVCLAAVVTADSFESAESGEYNFNWAVKHDDSGNDFGHQEARNGDDTQGSYYVQLPDGRLQTVRYVVDGDNGYVAEVNYEGEARYPDSNESK